The following coding sequences are from one Nitrospirota bacterium window:
- a CDS encoding GNAT family N-acetyltransferase: MPGDRPIMRAYRPEDREPVVRLLAGSDPWRKLGYGDEDWSRLFRTDGIVEGREGYVLEADGAVAGVALLRPKFLMGDYLELLAIAPATRNKGYGALLLAQIEAITFARAKNLFACVSDFNDGARRFYVRQGYREIGPMPNLLIPGNAELLLRKTMGPARTR; the protein is encoded by the coding sequence ATGCCCGGTGACCGCCCGATAATGAGAGCCTACAGACCGGAGGATCGCGAGCCGGTGGTCCGGTTGCTCGCCGGATCCGATCCCTGGCGGAAGCTCGGGTACGGGGACGAGGACTGGTCCCGCTTGTTCCGGACCGATGGAATCGTCGAGGGCCGCGAGGGCTACGTGTTGGAAGCCGACGGGGCCGTGGCCGGCGTGGCGCTGCTTCGGCCCAAGTTCCTGATGGGGGACTATCTGGAGTTGCTGGCCATCGCCCCGGCGACACGCAACAAGGGATACGGCGCCCTGCTGCTCGCGCAGATCGAGGCCATCACTTTCGCACGGGCCAAGAACCTCTTCGCCTGCGTGTCCGACTTCAACGACGGCGCCAGGCGGTTCTATGTCAGGCAGGGGTACCGTGAGATCGGACCGATGCCCAACCTGTTGATCCCAGGCAACGCAGAGTTGTTGTTACGGAAAACGATGGGGCCGGCGAGAACAAGGTAG
- a CDS encoding VOC family protein: MRVKKLLHTRMRVSDMDQTIAFYRNVLGLEVLERHTSPRGSHLAFLAVPNSEELIELCSFPPSGPVKVQEDLVHLAFEVENLDDTVAQLTANGVKITDGPTRSSSGSRFLFIDAPDGYEIELIERPPGTAPA; the protein is encoded by the coding sequence ATGCGCGTCAAGAAGCTCCTCCACACCCGCATGCGGGTAAGCGACATGGACCAGACCATCGCATTCTACCGCAATGTGCTGGGGCTCGAAGTCCTGGAGCGTCATACCTCCCCGCGCGGCTCGCACCTGGCGTTTCTGGCCGTGCCCAACAGCGAGGAATTGATCGAGCTGTGCAGCTTTCCGCCCAGCGGCCCGGTGAAGGTGCAAGAGGACCTCGTCCACCTGGCCTTCGAGGTCGAGAACCTGGACGACACGGTCGCGCAGCTCACCGCCAACGGCGTGAAGATCACGGACGGTCCGACGCGCAGCTCGTCCGGCAGCCGCTTTCTCTTCATCGACGCGCCGGACGGCTACGAGATCGAGCTGATCGAACGCCCGCCCGGGACGGCGCCGGCCTAA
- the uvrC gene encoding excinuclease ABC subunit UvrC: MAGSFTISPMLQSKLDHLPAQPGCYLMKNGRGEILYIGKALVLADRVRSYFAKAGDQTPKTSVLVSQVTDLETIVTRSELEALILESNLVKRHKPRFNVVLRDDKQYPYLRLPIKEAFPRLSIVRRVQKDGALYYGPYVPTNALRETLKVIRKVFPLATCEIEIDGTAERACIEFEIKRCMAPCTGNQSREDYHRIVKQVRQFLEGRDTELLNGLRADMQQAADREQFEEAARLRDRIVKIERTLEKQRVTQTASTDQDVIGLARQGAAVDLQMLFVRGGLLIGRKDFFWPAVAEASDEELVRAAIEQFYNKDGLPPKELLVPTALGETALLEAWLSEKKGESVRILAPERGGKHQLLLLAEENAAAAVADHLRDEEIDRLAAAELKRLFRLEKAPRRIEGFDISNTMGDQSVASLVVWEDGQAKKADYRKFRIQTVQGANDFASMQEAVVRRYGETEALPLPDLILIDGGLGQLVAAVEGLRQVGRTGIPIIGLAKARGEKQERVFLPGRKNPIVLQASSPATHLLQRIRDEAHRFAITYHRKLRGKALLASRLDQISGVGETRRSRLLRTFGSLEQIARASDEALRDAAGVDAKTAAAIRKALA; the protein is encoded by the coding sequence ATGGCCGGCAGCTTCACGATCTCCCCCATGCTCCAGTCCAAGCTCGACCACCTGCCCGCGCAGCCCGGCTGCTATCTGATGAAGAACGGGCGGGGCGAGATTCTCTACATCGGGAAGGCATTGGTGCTGGCCGACCGGGTCCGGTCGTACTTTGCCAAGGCCGGCGACCAGACGCCCAAGACGTCGGTCCTCGTCAGCCAGGTGACGGACCTCGAAACGATCGTCACCCGCTCCGAGCTGGAAGCGCTGATCCTGGAAAGCAACCTGGTCAAGCGGCACAAGCCCCGCTTCAACGTCGTCCTGCGCGACGACAAGCAGTACCCCTACCTGCGCCTGCCGATCAAAGAGGCGTTCCCGCGCCTGTCCATCGTGCGGCGGGTGCAGAAGGACGGGGCCCTCTACTACGGCCCCTACGTGCCGACCAATGCCCTGCGCGAAACCTTGAAAGTGATCCGCAAGGTCTTTCCCCTCGCCACCTGCGAGATCGAGATCGACGGGACCGCCGAGCGGGCCTGCATCGAATTCGAAATCAAGCGCTGCATGGCGCCCTGCACCGGCAACCAGAGCCGTGAGGACTACCATCGGATCGTCAAGCAGGTGCGGCAGTTTCTGGAGGGCCGCGACACCGAGCTGCTGAACGGCCTGCGCGCCGACATGCAGCAGGCCGCGGACCGGGAACAGTTCGAGGAAGCGGCCCGCTTGCGCGACCGGATCGTCAAGATCGAGCGGACTCTGGAAAAACAGCGCGTGACCCAGACTGCTTCGACGGACCAGGACGTGATCGGGCTGGCCAGGCAGGGCGCGGCGGTGGATCTTCAGATGCTGTTCGTGCGCGGCGGGCTGCTCATCGGACGGAAGGACTTCTTTTGGCCGGCGGTCGCGGAGGCGTCGGACGAAGAACTGGTCCGCGCCGCGATCGAACAGTTCTACAACAAGGACGGATTGCCGCCCAAGGAACTGCTGGTCCCGACGGCACTCGGCGAAACCGCTTTGCTCGAAGCCTGGCTGTCCGAGAAAAAAGGCGAGTCGGTGCGCATCCTCGCCCCCGAGCGGGGGGGCAAGCACCAGCTCCTGCTGCTCGCGGAGGAAAACGCGGCGGCGGCGGTAGCCGATCACTTGCGCGACGAGGAGATCGATCGTCTGGCGGCCGCAGAACTCAAGCGACTGTTCAGGCTCGAGAAGGCGCCCCGGCGGATCGAGGGGTTCGACATTTCCAATACCATGGGCGACCAGTCGGTGGCTTCGCTGGTCGTCTGGGAGGACGGGCAGGCGAAGAAGGCGGACTACCGCAAGTTTCGGATTCAGACCGTGCAGGGAGCCAACGACTTCGCCAGCATGCAGGAGGCCGTCGTCCGGCGATACGGGGAGACGGAAGCCCTTCCCCTGCCGGATCTCATTCTGATCGACGGAGGGCTCGGACAACTCGTCGCCGCCGTCGAGGGGCTCCGGCAAGTCGGTCGCACCGGGATTCCCATCATCGGACTGGCCAAAGCCCGGGGTGAAAAACAGGAGCGCGTGTTCCTCCCGGGGCGCAAGAACCCGATCGTCCTGCAGGCCTCTTCTCCGGCCACCCACCTGTTGCAGCGGATCAGGGACGAGGCCCACCGGTTCGCCATCACCTACCATCGCAAGCTCCGCGGCAAGGCCCTCCTCGCCTCACGCCTGGATCAGATTTCCGGCGTCGGTGAAACCCGACGCAGCCGCCTTCTGCGAACGTTCGGCAGCCTGGAGCAGATCGCCCGGGCGAGCGACGAAGCGTTGCGGGATGCAGCCGGCGTCGATGCGAAGACGGCTGCGGCAATCCGCAAGGCCCTGGCATAG
- a CDS encoding response regulator transcription factor, which produces MLNAIPTNLSLPAMHRNEQRAHYPNQEPDSPSMPPQRALLQAVIVTLGSTIGSLLMPSMMPHLLRGIGRELGTSFYKPDGPVKEVGQEPEHEAAMGSLHEQLLDCLQLLKAQWGCRYQIVGRSLDRLDLAILDCPLEPRGDAPLHLCWLYAGMLGEVAGNRLGYAKTSLGPCAGSPALCGTSEAAAEGACNITLYLQKTAESVAAEGTSYPQAQQTPDHLPSRARTGLPLDRLSDREWQVLRLIGEGFSDKEIADALKMSVRTAENHASKVYTKLGVRGRARLIRYALHHRVVNI; this is translated from the coding sequence ATGCTAAATGCAATCCCGACGAACCTGAGCCTGCCTGCCATGCACCGTAATGAACAACGTGCCCACTATCCAAACCAGGAACCAGACAGTCCATCCATGCCGCCGCAACGAGCCCTACTCCAAGCCGTCATCGTCACCCTCGGCAGCACCATCGGATCACTCCTCATGCCCTCAATGATGCCGCACCTGCTTCGCGGGATCGGCCGTGAATTGGGAACCAGCTTTTACAAGCCCGACGGACCGGTGAAAGAGGTTGGACAAGAACCCGAGCACGAGGCTGCAATGGGCTCCCTGCACGAACAGCTCCTGGACTGCCTTCAGTTGCTCAAGGCGCAATGGGGGTGCCGCTATCAGATCGTGGGGAGAAGCCTGGACCGTCTCGATCTGGCCATCCTCGATTGCCCTCTCGAACCACGAGGTGATGCCCCCCTGCACCTGTGCTGGCTCTATGCCGGCATGCTCGGCGAGGTGGCCGGAAACCGGCTTGGATATGCCAAGACCTCGCTCGGGCCCTGCGCCGGATCACCGGCGCTCTGCGGCACCTCAGAAGCCGCCGCAGAGGGGGCCTGCAACATCACGCTCTATCTGCAGAAAACGGCTGAAAGCGTCGCGGCAGAAGGCACCTCCTATCCCCAGGCCCAGCAGACTCCCGATCATCTCCCGTCCAGAGCGCGTACCGGCCTGCCTTTGGATCGGCTCTCGGACAGGGAATGGCAGGTGCTGCGGCTTATCGGCGAGGGATTCAGCGACAAGGAAATCGCCGACGCGCTGAAGATGAGCGTCCGCACCGCCGAGAATCACGCTTCCAAAGTCTATACCAAGCTGGGAGTACGCGGGCGTGCGCGCTTAATCCGCTATGCCTTGCACCACCGCGTGGTGAACATATGA
- a CDS encoding response regulator, which translates to MTDPAPPYSETILLVDDEPAVRELIRVVLKMNGYRVFEAAGGEEALRLLDSFSEPIHLILTDVQMPGMTGRELTERAQQRAPNIKVLLISGFINAADFHEWAVPTGVVFLPKPFNVEDLERTVRETLNGYCPLYRPCEPPPHEAALSWTIP; encoded by the coding sequence ATGACGGACCCGGCGCCACCCTACTCCGAAACCATTTTGCTGGTCGACGACGAGCCGGCTGTACGCGAATTAATCCGCGTCGTCCTGAAGATGAACGGCTACCGCGTCTTTGAGGCAGCCGGCGGAGAAGAGGCGCTTCGACTGCTCGACTCATTCTCCGAGCCTATTCATCTCATATTGACGGATGTGCAGATGCCCGGCATGACGGGACGTGAACTCACGGAACGGGCGCAACAACGCGCCCCCAACATCAAGGTCCTGCTGATCTCCGGCTTTATCAATGCGGCCGATTTTCACGAATGGGCCGTCCCCACGGGAGTCGTCTTCCTACCCAAACCCTTCAACGTGGAAGACCTGGAACGGACGGTCCGTGAAACGTTGAATGGGTACTGCCCCCTGTACAGGCCCTGCGAGCCCCCGCCTCACGAAGCGGCGCTTTCGTGGACGATTCCGTAA
- a CDS encoding TIGR00645 family protein — translation MSNVTHPGSTTIVPTGPGGVSRIEQGFEVMIFASRWIQAPLYVGLIVAELLYAYKFLTELGEMVYHLSTLTETVFMLGILSLIDITMVANLLTMVVIGGYATFVSKLDLEGHRDRPDWLSHVDPGTIKVKLAASLIGISSIHLLKAFVNVSNVPVEHIKWQILIHMTFLGSAILLAYTDKLMQRDRKH, via the coding sequence ATGTCGAACGTGACCCATCCAGGCTCCACGACAATCGTCCCAACAGGTCCAGGCGGCGTGAGTCGCATCGAACAGGGATTTGAAGTCATGATCTTCGCAAGCCGCTGGATCCAAGCCCCCCTGTATGTCGGCTTGATCGTGGCAGAGCTGCTCTATGCCTACAAATTCCTGACCGAACTCGGAGAGATGGTCTATCACCTCAGCACCTTGACGGAGACCGTGTTCATGCTCGGCATCCTGTCGCTGATCGACATTACGATGGTCGCGAACCTGCTCACGATGGTCGTGATCGGCGGTTACGCGACCTTCGTCAGCAAGCTGGATCTGGAAGGACATCGAGACCGGCCGGACTGGCTCAGCCACGTGGACCCGGGCACGATCAAGGTCAAGCTCGCAGCCTCCTTGATCGGCATATCCAGCATCCATCTGCTCAAGGCCTTCGTCAATGTGAGCAACGTGCCGGTCGAGCATATCAAGTGGCAGATTCTGATCCATATGACCTTCCTGGGTTCTGCGATCTTGTTGGCCTATACGGACAAACTGATGCAGAGAGACCGCAAGCATTGA
- a CDS encoding long-chain fatty acid transporter → MITFVAVPDAVRANGFRIFDQGASATGQGSAFSAQADDASAVYYNPAGMTQLRGVQFSGGMLFLGGSTSFKAPSGASVTGGFGDSVAYPPPVNLYVTANLKDLGIRALGDTTLGLAVISPFGIQNGYPANGPFATATTYVAVEILDFKPTVAYKLNDQLSFGAGLDIYTFVPFIGQGQAENIFNSAGGPGQPPAGSRIEINGRDTAVGFNFSTMYTPLRNEDGKPLLNVGFVYRSSTALNLQGQFLSNGKATANASTNFVLPESYTLGVAYWPLRDRDREWKLEIDLDYTGWQNFRNNNVTLSTGSTISAPRHWQNATTLMLGTEHKWLHVDELPDWEIAARAGYWYAETPVPDATFNPSLPNANSNSMTLGFGFMCKGQGHFLGFIDCSPSSEQGFGPKAVGVDLAYRAIFYETRTVTGNQAPLALPGVVNGTYNTTLHVGSLNLRVNF, encoded by the coding sequence TTGATCACGTTCGTGGCAGTCCCTGACGCAGTCCGCGCCAATGGGTTCCGCATCTTCGACCAAGGCGCCTCCGCCACGGGTCAAGGATCAGCGTTTTCGGCTCAAGCGGACGATGCCTCGGCGGTGTACTACAACCCGGCCGGCATGACTCAATTGCGGGGCGTGCAGTTCTCCGGCGGCATGTTGTTCCTCGGGGGAAGCACCAGCTTCAAAGCTCCGAGCGGCGCTAGTGTCACCGGCGGGTTCGGCGACAGTGTGGCCTACCCTCCGCCGGTCAATCTGTACGTCACCGCCAACCTCAAGGATTTGGGGATTCGAGCCCTCGGCGATACCACGCTGGGGCTTGCAGTGATCTCGCCGTTCGGCATCCAGAACGGGTACCCGGCCAACGGCCCATTCGCCACGGCAACGACCTATGTGGCGGTCGAGATATTGGACTTCAAGCCGACCGTGGCCTACAAGCTCAACGACCAGCTGTCGTTCGGAGCCGGCCTCGACATCTACACGTTTGTTCCGTTCATCGGCCAGGGGCAGGCCGAAAACATCTTCAACTCCGCCGGAGGCCCGGGCCAGCCGCCGGCCGGGTCGCGCATCGAAATCAACGGGCGGGACACGGCGGTCGGCTTCAACTTCAGCACGATGTACACGCCGCTGCGCAACGAGGACGGCAAGCCGTTGCTGAACGTGGGCTTTGTCTATCGCAGCAGCACCGCCCTGAACCTGCAGGGGCAGTTCCTGTCCAATGGGAAAGCCACCGCGAATGCCTCCACCAATTTCGTCCTGCCGGAGTCCTATACGCTGGGCGTCGCCTACTGGCCTCTGCGAGACAGAGACCGCGAGTGGAAACTTGAAATCGACCTGGACTACACGGGCTGGCAGAACTTCCGCAACAACAACGTGACCCTGTCCACCGGCTCCACGATTTCCGCCCCACGCCACTGGCAGAACGCGACCACGCTCATGCTCGGCACCGAACACAAGTGGCTCCACGTGGACGAGCTGCCGGACTGGGAAATCGCCGCCCGCGCCGGCTATTGGTATGCGGAGACGCCGGTTCCCGACGCGACGTTCAATCCGTCCCTCCCCAACGCGAACAGCAACTCGATGACGCTGGGCTTCGGCTTCATGTGCAAGGGGCAGGGCCACTTTCTGGGATTCATCGATTGCAGCCCCTCCAGCGAGCAGGGATTCGGGCCGAAGGCAGTCGGCGTGGATCTGGCCTATCGGGCGATTTTCTATGAAACCCGCACCGTCACGGGTAACCAAGCCCCGCTGGCTCTGCCCGGCGTCGTCAACGGCACGTACAATACGACGCTCCACGTCGGTTCACTCAACCTGCGCGTCAATTTCTAA
- a CDS encoding ATP-binding protein — translation MQDFEKLGVFYLGRPYDLAKKKPKKGWLLYESKDLLTHAVCVGMTGSGKTGLCLGLLEEAAIDGIPAIVIDPKGDLANLLLTFPQLRGEDFAPWINEDDARKNGLTPADYARQQADLWKKGLAEWGQDGDRIARLKEAADVAIYTPGSNAGIPVSILKSFAAPAQTILDDAELLRERIGTTVTGLLGLLGIEADPIQSREHILLSTILDCAWRTGRDLDLASLIQQIQQPPVAKVGVLDVESFFPSKDRFGLAMKLNNLLAAPGFSTWLEGVPLEIDQILHTPEGKPRIAIFSIAHLNDAERMFFVTLLLSQTLGWMRAQSGTTSLRAMLYMDEIFGYFPPVANPPSKAPLLTLLKQARAFGLGVVLATQNPVDLDYKGLANTGTWFIGRLQTERDKARVLEGLEGAAAGSGKKFDRPKMEQLLAGLGSRIFLLNNVHEDAPEVFESRWTLSYLRGPLARNQIKTLMESRKASGVRREATETKVESASYPSPRIPHSSRPLLPPEVPQYFVPLRGNQPAESTLVYQPMLLGAAQVRVADVKAGVDVTQDVAFLSAITDAPVPVNWDEAREAGIAVSDLEQAPQNAAQFAALPASAGKAKNYDAWGKEFAAWLYRTQSVTLCKSARLKLLSKPGETERDFRIRLQQATHERRDQETERLRQKYAPKFASLQERKRRAEQSVAREEEQANQSKVQAAISVGATLLQAFMGRKTVSASTIGKATTAIRGAGRAIKDTKDVGLAKENVAALDQQIAELEAQFQGEVDKLAVALDGQTEPLETLALKPTKSNIAVKLVALAWMPCWRSRQGSLTAAS, via the coding sequence ATGCAGGACTTTGAAAAGCTGGGGGTCTTCTACCTCGGACGACCCTATGACCTCGCAAAGAAAAAGCCCAAGAAGGGCTGGCTGCTGTATGAGTCCAAAGACCTGCTGACCCACGCAGTCTGCGTGGGCATGACGGGCAGCGGCAAGACCGGCCTCTGTCTGGGCCTGCTCGAAGAGGCGGCGATCGACGGCATCCCCGCTATCGTGATCGATCCCAAGGGCGATCTGGCCAACCTGCTTCTGACCTTTCCGCAGTTGCGCGGGGAAGACTTCGCCCCCTGGATCAACGAGGACGATGCCCGCAAAAATGGCCTGACGCCGGCGGACTATGCCCGGCAGCAGGCGGACCTGTGGAAGAAGGGCCTGGCCGAATGGGGGCAGGACGGGGACCGCATCGCGCGGCTCAAAGAGGCGGCCGACGTTGCCATCTACACGCCGGGTAGCAACGCCGGCATCCCCGTCTCCATCCTTAAGTCCTTCGCCGCCCCGGCGCAGACCATTCTCGACGATGCGGAGCTTCTGCGTGAGCGCATCGGCACGACGGTCACCGGCCTGCTGGGCTTGTTGGGGATCGAGGCAGATCCGATCCAGAGCCGGGAGCATATTCTGCTTTCGACGATACTGGATTGCGCCTGGCGGACGGGGCGCGATCTGGATCTGGCCTCGCTGATCCAGCAGATCCAACAGCCGCCGGTCGCGAAGGTCGGGGTCCTCGATGTGGAATCGTTCTTCCCGTCGAAAGATCGGTTCGGCCTGGCTATGAAACTCAATAACTTGCTGGCCGCACCTGGTTTTTCGACCTGGCTGGAGGGGGTGCCGCTGGAGATCGATCAGATCCTCCACACACCGGAGGGGAAGCCGCGCATCGCCATCTTCTCGATCGCCCATCTCAACGATGCCGAACGCATGTTCTTTGTCACGCTGTTATTGAGCCAGACTCTGGGGTGGATGCGGGCGCAATCGGGGACGACCAGCTTGCGGGCGATGCTTTACATGGACGAGATTTTCGGCTACTTCCCGCCGGTGGCCAACCCTCCGTCCAAGGCCCCCTTGCTGACTTTGCTCAAACAGGCCAGGGCCTTCGGGCTGGGGGTGGTCCTGGCGACGCAGAATCCGGTGGACCTGGATTACAAGGGCCTGGCCAATACCGGCACCTGGTTCATCGGGCGGCTGCAGACGGAACGCGACAAGGCGCGGGTGCTGGAAGGTCTGGAAGGAGCCGCCGCCGGGAGCGGCAAGAAATTCGACCGTCCAAAGATGGAACAACTGCTGGCCGGCCTTGGCAGCCGAATCTTTCTGTTGAACAACGTCCATGAGGATGCGCCGGAAGTGTTCGAGTCGCGCTGGACCTTGTCCTACTTGCGCGGTCCGCTGGCGCGCAACCAGATCAAGACACTCATGGAATCTCGTAAAGCGTCAGGCGTGAGGCGTGAGGCGACAGAAACAAAGGTGGAGAGCGCAAGCTATCCCTCACCCCGTATACCTCACTCCTCACGTCCGTTGCTGCCGCCGGAGGTTCCGCAATATTTTGTTCCTTTGCGGGGCAACCAGCCGGCGGAGAGCACATTGGTCTATCAGCCGATGTTGTTGGGGGCGGCCCAGGTGCGCGTGGCGGATGTCAAAGCCGGCGTGGATGTCACGCAAGATGTGGCGTTTCTGTCGGCCATCACCGACGCGCCGGTACCGGTCAACTGGGACGAAGCCCGCGAGGCTGGGATCGCGGTGTCGGATTTGGAGCAGGCTCCTCAAAACGCGGCGCAGTTCGCCGCCTTGCCCGCTTCCGCCGGCAAGGCGAAGAACTATGATGCCTGGGGAAAGGAATTTGCGGCCTGGCTCTACCGAACTCAATCAGTGACCCTGTGCAAGAGCGCCCGGCTCAAGCTCCTATCCAAGCCGGGCGAAACGGAGCGAGACTTCCGAATTCGCCTCCAACAGGCAACCCATGAACGGCGGGATCAGGAAACCGAGCGGTTGCGGCAGAAGTATGCGCCGAAGTTCGCGTCGCTTCAGGAGCGGAAGCGGCGGGCCGAGCAATCGGTGGCGCGGGAAGAAGAGCAGGCCAACCAGAGCAAGGTGCAAGCGGCTATCTCAGTCGGGGCGACGTTATTGCAGGCCTTCATGGGGAGAAAGACGGTGAGTGCCTCCACGATCGGGAAGGCGACCACGGCGATCCGGGGGGCCGGGCGGGCGATCAAAGATACGAAAGATGTGGGGCTGGCGAAAGAGAACGTCGCGGCGCTTGACCAGCAGATCGCGGAACTCGAGGCGCAGTTTCAAGGGGAAGTGGACAAGCTGGCCGTTGCGCTCGACGGACAGACGGAGCCACTCGAAACCCTGGCGCTCAAGCCAACCAAGAGCAACATTGCCGTCAAGCTGGTGGCCCTGGCCTGGATGCCATGCTGGAGAAGCCGGCAGGGTTCGTTGACGGCGGCGTCCTGA